The Mesorhizobium sp. AR10 genome includes the window CGGCCCCCGGCCGCTCTGTGACCAGCCCGTTCGGCGTGCGCACCGACCCGATCCTCGGCACCGCAGCACTCCACTCAGGGATGGATTTCCGGGCGCCGCTGGGCATGGCCGCAAAGGTCACGGCAGCAGGCGTCGTCGTCAAGGCCGGCTGGAACGGCGGCTATGGCCGCATGGTCGAGGTCGACCATGGCAATGGCTTTTCGACACGCTATGGACACCTCAGCGAAATCGACGTGACCGTGGGTGAGAAGCTCGATGCCGGCGCCGTCATCGGCAAAACCGGCAGCAGCGGCCGCTCGACCGGCCCGCACCTGCATTACGAAGTTCGCCACAATGGCGAAGCCATCGACCCGCTGCGCTTCCTGACAGTCGGCAAGAAGGTCGCCCAGTACCTCTAGGCCACCCTGCCCCGCGATTTCACTTATGCATCGAGACTTTCCGGCTGCGTCGACAGAAACATCGTCGCTGCCGAAGCCAGAGTGGCCGCGCCGACTTTCAAGGCAGCCTCATCGACACGAAACCTGGCATGGTGGAGCGGAAAGACCGATCCGACCGCTTCATTGCGGATTCCGAGCCGGAAATAGACCGACGGGCGCTTCTCGCTGTAGTAGCCAAAGTCGTCGGCGATGGTCCATCCGGGCGTATTGAGAACATTGTCGGCCCCGATGCAGGCCTTGGCGCTGGCGACAACCAGCTCAGTCATCTCGACATCGTTGACGACCCCCGGCTCACCCTTGTGGATGTCGACCTCAACACTTGCTCCGTGACTCGTCGCCATCCCCTCGAGTATCTCGCGAACGCGGCGCCAGGCCCGCTCGCGGGTGGCGTCGTTGCCACTGCGGATGGTCCCTTTCAGCGCGACCTTGCCGGCGATCACGTTGTAGGCGCTGCCGCCGTTGATGGTGGTGACGGATATGACCAACGGGTCGTACGGGTCACTCTCGCGCGAGACGATCTTCTGCAGTTCCGTGACCATCGAGCATGCCACGGCTATCGCATCGACACCTTCATACGGTTTTGCGGCATGTGCGGCGGAGCCTGTGACGAGAACATCGAACGTATCGCAAGCCAGTGTGTACGGACCAGAGCGGACGGCGATCTTGCCGGACTGCGTGTACGGATCGACATGAACGCAGATGGCGGCGTCGACATCGTCGAGTAGCCCCTCTTCCACCACCCGTCTCCCGCCCGACGGTTCGTCTTCCTCGGCGGGCTGGAAGATGAGGCGGACGGTTCCGCCAAAATCATCCCGCGACTGATGAAGATGCGCGGCAACCGCATAGCCCATCGATGCATGGGCATCGTGACCGCATGCGTGCATCACGCCTGGATTTATCGAGGCATAGTCGACACCGGACTCCTCCTCGATCGGCAAGGCATCGATGTCTGCCCGAATGACCAGCTTGCGATTTGAAGGCTTTCCGGTGCCGACAATATCGACGGCCAGACCGAAGCCTGCGATGTCGCGAATGTCGGCAATCCCCTGAGCAGCCAGCATGTCCCGCAAGTAACGCTGCGTGTTCACTTCCTGGTTCGAAAGCTCCGGATTGCGATGCAGATGCCGACGAATCTCGATCATCCGATCGAGAATCCCGGCTTCGATATTGGTTGGGACGGGAGCCGAAGGACCCCCCACCGCCGTCGGATCGTCAGGATTTGACATGGATGTCTCGCGGGAACTTGGTCAGGGTCTCATTGCCTGTTTCGGTCACCAGGATGGTCTCGCTGATCTCGATGCCCCAGCCGTCCATCCACATGCCAAGAATGGAATGCACGACGTTGCCGGACGCAAGCACCGTCTTATCGCCCGGCCTGAGGCTGATCGTGTGCTCGCCCCAATCCGGCGGGTACGCGACGCCGATGGAATAGCCGATACGCGACTCCTTCTTCAGCCCGTAGCGTTGAATGACCTTGCGCCACGCAGCTTCGACCGCCTCGGCGGTCGTTCCTGGCCTGACCGCATCGAGCACTGCGTCCATGCCCTCGATCACCGCGTTTGCCGTGTCCGATACATTGGTCGGCGTTTTGCCGAGCTGCAGCGTTCTTGCGAGCCCGGCGGCGTAGCGACGGCAGACCCCGGCGAGTTCCAGGGCAATCGTCTCGTTCTCCCCGAACCGCCTGTCGCTCCACATGATGTGCGGAGCTGAGGCATTCTCGCCACCGAGAATTGTCGGAGGCAGGGCGGTGATATCGCCGGCGAAGTCCGGGCTGCCGGCGATTTGCGCCGCCTGGATGGAGGCTATCGCATCACATTCGCGAACGCCCGGTGCAATGACCTCGAAGGCCCGCGCGACCGCCGCTTCAGCCAGTGACGATGCCTTGCGCAAGTAATCGATCTCGGGTGCCGATTTGATCGCACGTATCCAGTTCACCAGAAGATCGGCGTCATGCAGTTTGGCATTGGGCAATCCAGCGACAAGCCGGGCATGCCCTTTCGGTGAGAAATAGTAGGCTTCGAGCTCGATGCCGATGTGACGATTCCCCCAGCCCTTCGCGACGATCCAGGCTGCTATCCAGTCCATAGGATGGCGATCGGCGCGTTGAACATAATCTTCCGGGAAGCCGACCACGTTCTCGGGTTTCATCCAGGCTGTGAGGAGACCGCCGGCTGCATCCATGGCGCGGCCGATCCAGACCGGCTCGACCTCTTCGATCGGAACGAGCACCATTTGGGGGGTGTAGAATGACCAGCCATCATAGCCGGTGATGTAATGCTGATTGGCAACATCGTTCACGATCAGAAGTTCGATGCCGCGCTTTGCCATCTCGGCGCGGATCTTTCGAAGCCGCTGCTGGTATTCCTCGGGCGTAAACGGCAATTCGATCATCTTGTCCCCATGCCTTGCTGGATCAACGGTCGCGGGCGACCCGCCGCTCACCATTGAAATGCTTTCGACTTGGCGGCAATCGGCCAAGGCGGCGCATAAGCAGGTCCTGAACCCGATACGTGCAACACGACCCGCCCTTTGCCGGCGGCATAGACAGCTCTCGACATCTCATCCCAAGCGGCGTCGGTGATTGGCCCGCTTTTCCTTGACGAGCCGTTGACTCAAGCCAAGTTGTAGGATGATATGTATAACCCTATATCCAAACATCGTTGCCGGCCCCTACATGACCGTTCACCGCCTTTCGCCAAAAATCCTCAGCGCCATGGAAGGCGCTGTCGGGCAAGGTGGTGTCGCCATCGATGCCGCCGATATGGCGAAATACCTTGGCGACTGGTCGGGCGATCACCATGGCAGCGCCCTTGTCGTGCTGAAGCCGGCTTCGGTCACCGAGGTTCAGGCGGTGGTGCGCCTGTGCGGCGCGCTGCGACTGGGCATCATCCCGCAAGGCGGCAACACTGGCCTGGTGGCGGGAGCGATCGACATCGAGACCCGTGGCGCGGTGATCGTCAGCCTGGAACGGCTGAACGCCATCCGCCTCGTCGACGCCGACAATTTCCTCCTGCAGGCCGATGCCGGCTGCATCCTGCAGGCCATCAAGGACGCAAGCGAGGCGCATGATTGCCTGTTTCCGCTGGCGCTCGGGGCACAGGGCAGCTGCCAGATCGGCGGCAATGCGGCCAGCAACGCCGGCGGCATCAACGTTCTGCGCTACGGCATGGCGCGCGACCTCATCCTTGGCCTCGAGGTGGTGCTGCCGGACGGTGATTTGTGGAGCGGCTTTTCCGGCCTGCGCAAGGACAACCGCGGCTACGATCTGAAGCAGCTCTTCATCGGCGCGGAAGGAACGCTGGGCATCATCACCGGCGTCGAGGTCAAACTCTTTCCAAAACCGAGCCAGATCGAGACGGCGTATCTGGGTCTTCCTTCATTCGAAGCGGCGATAGCGCTGTTCAGGGAAGCCCGACGCGAATGCTCGGACCTGATATCCGCCTTCGAGATCATCGGCTCGGAATGCATGGAGCTTGCGCGTTTGATCGATCCAGACATCGTCGAGCCGGTGGCCGCTCCTGTTCATGTGCTGATCGAGCTGTCATCGAGCGCGACCATCGACCTGCGCACCCTGCTGGTCGATTTCCTTGCCGGCGCAATGGAAAAGCATCTCGTCGCCGACGCCGTTCTGGCCGAGAGCGGCGCACAGGCCAAGGCTTTCTGGGCCATTCGCGAAGGATTGGTCGAGGGCCAGGCCAAACGCGGCTACCACGTGCGCACCGATCTTTCGGTGCGCATCTCCGACATTCCCGTCCTGATCGCTCAGGCCCGCGATTTTGTCACGCTGGAGCACCCCGGCTGGATTCCCCAGGCCTACGGCCATGCGGGCGACGGCAACATCCATTTCAACGTGCTGCCGCCGCTCGATCTTGCCGAGCCAGACGCCCGTGCCAGAGGCGTCGACATTACGGCCAGGCTGTACGACATCGTCAACGCACTTGGCGGCTCGATCAGCGCCGAGCACGGCATCGGCCGCACCCGCCAGCGCGCCTACTGGGCCGGGATGAGCCCGGTTCACCGCAAACTCGTCAGCGCGTTGAAAAATGCCATCGACCCGGATGGATTGATGAATCCCGGCTGCCTCTTTCCTTCGACGGAGACCGTTTCATGAAACAACGACTGGCTGCCATCGGCACTGTCGAGGCGCTACCGCACCGGGTCGCCGCGTTTCTCAGCCGCGAGATCGAGTCCGGCGATCTCAATCCCGGCAGCCTGCTGCCGACGGAGCAACAGCTCTCCGAAAAATTCGGCGTCAGCCGAAACGTGGTGCGCGAGGCGATCGCGCAATTGCGCGCCGACGGCATGGTGGAGGCGCGGCAAGGCATCGGTTCCTTCGTCCTGGCGCCGGAGCAGCGCGCGACGATCCGCATCGACCGCGAGACGCTGAAGGAAGGGCAGAACATGGAGCGGCTCTTCGAGCTGCGCTGCATCCTCGAGGCCGAGTCGGCGGCACTCGCCGCCGAACGGCGCGAGCAGGAGCACCTCGACGCAATCAAGGCGGCCCTCGACCGCATGAGTGGCGAGGAGCGCTGGCAGGACGGCAGCATAGACGCCGATCTTCTGTTTCACCGCGAAATCGCCCGGGCGACAGGCAACAGCTATATCCACACCTTCATTTCCTTCGTCTGCGAACAGATCCGCCGCTCGATCCACTACGCGCGGCTCACCAACCCCTTGCACGACCTCGTGGAAGTCAATGTCGGCGAACATGTGCGCATCTACGAGGCGCTGGTGGCCGGCGACCCGGCAGCCGCCGAGGCGGCGATGCGCGCGCACATCATCGGCGCCGCCAACCGTGTCGGCGTCAAGCTGCCAGCGTCGCGCACCGGCGGAGGCAAATAGCCATGTCGATCGGCACCGCTTACCGG containing:
- a CDS encoding M20 metallopeptidase family protein, which translates into the protein MSNPDDPTAVGGPSAPVPTNIEAGILDRMIEIRRHLHRNPELSNQEVNTQRYLRDMLAAQGIADIRDIAGFGLAVDIVGTGKPSNRKLVIRADIDALPIEEESGVDYASINPGVMHACGHDAHASMGYAVAAHLHQSRDDFGGTVRLIFQPAEEDEPSGGRRVVEEGLLDDVDAAICVHVDPYTQSGKIAVRSGPYTLACDTFDVLVTGSAAHAAKPYEGVDAIAVACSMVTELQKIVSRESDPYDPLVISVTTINGGSAYNVIAGKVALKGTIRSGNDATRERAWRRVREILEGMATSHGASVEVDIHKGEPGVVNDVEMTELVVASAKACIGADNVLNTPGWTIADDFGYYSEKRPSVYFRLGIRNEAVGSVFPLHHARFRVDEAALKVGAATLASAATMFLSTQPESLDA
- a CDS encoding M24 family metallopeptidase; translated protein: MIELPFTPEEYQQRLRKIRAEMAKRGIELLIVNDVANQHYITGYDGWSFYTPQMVLVPIEEVEPVWIGRAMDAAGGLLTAWMKPENVVGFPEDYVQRADRHPMDWIAAWIVAKGWGNRHIGIELEAYYFSPKGHARLVAGLPNAKLHDADLLVNWIRAIKSAPEIDYLRKASSLAEAAVARAFEVIAPGVRECDAIASIQAAQIAGSPDFAGDITALPPTILGGENASAPHIMWSDRRFGENETIALELAGVCRRYAAGLARTLQLGKTPTNVSDTANAVIEGMDAVLDAVRPGTTAEAVEAAWRKVIQRYGLKKESRIGYSIGVAYPPDWGEHTISLRPGDKTVLASGNVVHSILGMWMDGWGIEISETILVTETGNETLTKFPRDIHVKS
- a CDS encoding FAD-binding oxidoreductase — encoded protein: MTVHRLSPKILSAMEGAVGQGGVAIDAADMAKYLGDWSGDHHGSALVVLKPASVTEVQAVVRLCGALRLGIIPQGGNTGLVAGAIDIETRGAVIVSLERLNAIRLVDADNFLLQADAGCILQAIKDASEAHDCLFPLALGAQGSCQIGGNAASNAGGINVLRYGMARDLILGLEVVLPDGDLWSGFSGLRKDNRGYDLKQLFIGAEGTLGIITGVEVKLFPKPSQIETAYLGLPSFEAAIALFREARRECSDLISAFEIIGSECMELARLIDPDIVEPVAAPVHVLIELSSSATIDLRTLLVDFLAGAMEKHLVADAVLAESGAQAKAFWAIREGLVEGQAKRGYHVRTDLSVRISDIPVLIAQARDFVTLEHPGWIPQAYGHAGDGNIHFNVLPPLDLAEPDARARGVDITARLYDIVNALGGSISAEHGIGRTRQRAYWAGMSPVHRKLVSALKNAIDPDGLMNPGCLFPSTETVS
- a CDS encoding FadR/GntR family transcriptional regulator, translated to MKQRLAAIGTVEALPHRVAAFLSREIESGDLNPGSLLPTEQQLSEKFGVSRNVVREAIAQLRADGMVEARQGIGSFVLAPEQRATIRIDRETLKEGQNMERLFELRCILEAESAALAAERREQEHLDAIKAALDRMSGEERWQDGSIDADLLFHREIARATGNSYIHTFISFVCEQIRRSIHYARLTNPLHDLVEVNVGEHVRIYEALVAGDPAAAEAAMRAHIIGAANRVGVKLPASRTGGGK